The genomic interval TGGCAAAGCTACGTTGCTTCAGGTTGTAGCTCAAGTTTTAGATGGCCTAGACCAGTAGCTGATAGCGACGACGACATACGAAGTGATATTACAGAATTGCCTGCCTCACGACAAAAATATACCTCAAACAATTCTGCAAGTATCGTACCACCCTCTTCTCCACATCAGCGGACCACacaagtaataaataaaagtttcaTGAATGGCGATGCATCTTTGAAACAGGCCCACATTCCCAAATGTTCCATATCATCAATTGAAATATTAGCCACAGCAAATTCCGATCAAGCCACAACGTCAAAGTTAGTTTCAAGTTCTGAGAACCCAGTTAGAAACCAATCCACGCAAACAAGCATGCAACCCGAGTTGGTTGCTCCATCCAAAGATGGAAAATATATTCCGAGgtggaaaattgattttattattgataatatgATGGATAAAAATTGCTCCAAAGAGTATTTCGATAAAGTTGTAACTGCTATTGATTGTATCAACGAATTGTTGACAATATCGTCAACGACTAGTACTGAAACTGCAAAGAATGAGGGTActtttttgaattataattcaaaggTTCACGTTGAAATGTTGAGCACCCAAATTGATACTCAGATGGAAAGAGCAAAAGCCCAAGAAAATCAGAATCAAGTCAACCTACAATACGAAACGCCAACTGCATTCAAGACAGATTCCTACTCTTTAGAAAGCTCGAGCGAACCAGAGGTGAATCCATCATCTAAAAATACAACATATTTCTACAAAGAAccaagagaaatgaaaagacatAATATCACCGGGTGTGGGACACTAGAATCATTACCAAACAATATTATGATGTTGAAATCTAGCAGTCACTTGCTTCCTAATAATCTTGTAAGTGATGATCGAAATAACTTGGATAAAGGTGAATCAACTGTTACATCTGACAACATAAGATATCGGGAgcacagaaaaaatttaactgCATCTGCATTGCCTATAGAAAAACGCTCAGTGACATCGCTTTCAAACAACAGGTGTAACCAACAAAACATTCTCCAAACTACTGATTCTGAAGCTGAAGTAACATATTCGAAAATGCAGAAAGCTGCTCTACTTAATAACTTCACTCCTGCTCCTACTACATCACGAATCACGAGAATGTCAAAGCCGAAGCTTGTAACTAATGATAGAATTGCAGATCCATCACCTGTTTATTGTGAGTCTGATGTCTCAATAGTGACTGCATGTATCACACCTAGtgcaaaaactaaaatatcAACTGCTGAGGGTAAATCAGATGGTTCAAGAAAATGGCATTACGAAAAAGATTCATCGCGTATAAAGTCGGAGTCATCAAAACAGAAGAATGATAACCACGGTCAAACCAGTCCTCTAAAACCTGCTGACACTGCAAACTCGAATGCCCTCAACATTGCGCGCTCACCATCGGTTCGATCGTTATCCAAGTGTGCCGTCGTACTAAATAAAATCACTACACCGCATCATAATGTTGACAGAAGCAGCCAACCTATCGCTAATGCGGAAAATTCAGCTGGATATCACAAGAGTAGATCAGGTAAATATTCTAATCATCATTGGTTGTCTTGGACGATCAATTATCctatttcaataaataatatccatGTATATGTACTTAAATTGGTCGATTTCCACGTGGGTAGAAATCGATCAGGAGACGCATGAGGTGCCTGACAATGAATCGGAAGGCTTGAGCATGCGAACGAGTTCACGTGGACGTTGCTTGATTCCGCCGTTGGATTATTGGAACGGTGAGATTTTTCTTGCGGTTTTTCCCCTCAACTTCAAACATTGTTGAGTTACATCCTGTTAATCGAATATAATTTCAGGTGAGAGACTCATGCTTAAAGGTCATAAATTAGTGTATAATCCGGGCATGCCTAATGCGGGGAATTTGTCAGCAGCTTCTGGTAATTTTCGGCAGTCGATGACTTCACCTGTGAGTAATTTTAAACAACCAAATAGTAGTTTATTATTCGCACTACTCCACAAATATTCTTAATCCTAATGTAGTCATCCGGTGCCCAGTCCTCATTCAAGAAAGATAGGAAGATGAATGGCGTTCTGTTCGAAATTTCTGACAACCATAACAC from Athalia rosae chromosome 1, iyAthRosa1.1, whole genome shotgun sequence carries:
- the LOC105685097 gene encoding uncharacterized protein LOC105685097 isoform X1, whose amino-acid sequence is MEWQPKTFSEMQQDERLKRLERQLKLTQIRRSSSSQLLASQMSTSGISSIHGDNQLSEFSYHIPTTNSSKVGSVIVASSSNLRKKVLKNVDSSTHLWPSTSTDIEPAINTLKSDKDAIMMPPPVATKNLKSRSSNYMGQKSSQQNVLVNGTDSATDRSVLEGYANDSSTSIHNIPSVHGSSRTDHFFPPQNQPALQQSTKNSDTSTQHVRHFRNWVVRLNNRGQIIIKGKLESGEQARSKAVRRRLNSNTLISVLNHKYRLVGDLCDSREELPKYVRRKFSNGFPIDWENVHQVWQSYVASGCSSSFRWPRPVADSDDDIRSDITELPASRQKYTSNNSASIVPPSSPHQRTTQVINKSFMNGDASLKQAHIPKCSISSIEILATANSDQATTSKLVSSSENPVRNQSTQTSMQPELVAPSKDGKYIPRWKIDFIIDNMMDKNCSKEYFDKVVTAIDCINELLTISSTTSTETAKNEGTFLNYNSKVHVEMLSTQIDTQMERAKAQENQNQVNLQYETPTAFKTDSYSLESSSEPEVNPSSKNTTYFYKEPREMKRHNITGCGTLESLPNNIMMLKSSSHLLPNNLVSDDRNNLDKGESTVTSDNIRYREHRKNLTASALPIEKRSVTSLSNNRCNQQNILQTTDSEAEVTYSKMQKAALLNNFTPAPTTSRITRMSKPKLVTNDRIADPSPVYCESDVSIVTACITPSAKTKISTAEGKSDGSRKWHYEKDSSRIKSESSKQKNDNHGQTSPLKPADTANSNALNIARSPSVRSLSKCAVVLNKITTPHHNVDRSSQPIANAENSAGYHKSRSEIDQETHEVPDNESEGLSMRTSSRGRCLIPPLDYWNGERLMLKGHKLVYNPGMPNAGNLSAASGNFRQSMTSPSSGAQSSFKKDRKMNGVLFEISDNHNTSRGHRTTDQKLQVTPSSKVLSRLRQRRRRIVTLSSSDSDENYTEQNHKGKRKRIR
- the LOC105685097 gene encoding uncharacterized protein LOC105685097 isoform X2 codes for the protein MEWQPKTFSEMQQDERLKRLERQLKLTQIRRSSSSQLLASQMSTSGISSIHGDNQLSEFSYHIPTTNSSKVGSVIVASSSNLRKKVLKNVDSSTHLWPSTSTDIEPAINTLKSDKDAIMMPPPVATKNLKSRSSNYMGQKSSQQNVLVNGTDSATDRSVLEGYANDSSTSIHNIPSVHGSSRTDHFFPPQNQPALQQSTKNSDTSTQHVRHFRNWVVRLNNRGQIIIKGKLESGEQARSKAVRRRLNSNTLISVLNHKYRLVGDLCDSREELPKYVRRKFSNGFPIDWENVHQVWQSYVASGCSSSFRWPRPVADSDDDIRSDITELPASRQKYTSNNSASIVPPSSPHQRTTQVINKSFMNGDASLKQAHIPKCSISSIEILATANSDQATTSKLVSSSENPVRNQSTQTSMQPELVAPSKDGKYIPRWKIDFIIDNMMDKNCSKEYFDKVVTAIDCINELLTISSTTSTETAKNEGTFLNYNSKVHVEMLSTQIDTQMERAKAQENQNQVNLQYETPTAFKTDSYSLESSSEPEVNPSSKNTTYFYKEPREMKRHNITGCGTLESLPNNIMMLKSSSHLLPNNLVSDDRNNLDKGESTVTSDNIRYREHRKNLTASALPIEKRSVTSLSNNRCNQQNILQTTDSEAEVTYSKMQKAALLNNFTPAPTTSRITRMSKPKLVTNDRIADPSPVYCESDVSIVTACITPSAKTKISTAEGKSDGSRKWHYEKDSSRIKSESSKQKNDNHGQTSPLKPADTANSNALNIARSPSVRSLSKCAVVLNKITTPHHNVDRSSQPIANAENSAGYHKSRSEIDQETHEVPDNESEGLSMRTSSRGRCLIPPLDYWNGERLMLKGHKLVYNPGMPNAGNLSAASGNFRQSMTSPSSGAQSSFKKDRKMNGVLFEISDNHNTSRGHRTTDQKLQVTPSSKVLSRLRQRRRRIVTLSSSDSDENYTENHKGKRKRIR
- the LOC105685097 gene encoding uncharacterized protein LOC105685097 isoform X4, which encodes MEWQPKTFSEMQQDERLKRLERQLKLTQIRRSSSSQLLASQMSTSGISSIHGDNQLSEFSYHIPTTNSSKVGSVIVASSSNLRKKVLKNVDSSTHLWPSTSTDIEPAINTLKSDKDAIMMPPPVATKNLKSRSSNYMGQKSSQQNVLVNGTDSATDRSVLEGYANDSSTSIHNIPSVHGSSRTDHFFPPQNQPALQQSTKNSDTSTQHVRHFRNWVVRLNNRGQIIIKGKLESGEQARSKAVRRRLNSNTLISVLNHKYRLVGDLCDSREELPKYVRRKFSNGFPIDWENVHQVWQSYVASGCSSSFRWPRPVADSDDDIRSDITELPASRQKYTSNNSASIVPPSSPHQRTTQVINKSFMNGDASLKQAHIPKCSISSIEILATANSDQATTSKLVSSSENPVRNQSTQTSMQPELVAPSKDGKYIPRWKIDFIIDNMMDKNCSKEYFDKVVTAIDCINELLTISSTTSTETAKNEGTFLNYNSKVHVEMLSTQIDTQMERAKAQENQNQVNLQYETPTAFKTDSYSLESSSEPEVNPSSKNTTYFYKEPREMKRHNITGCGTLESLPNNIMMLKSSSHLLPNNLVSDDRNNLDKGESTVTSDNIRYREHRKNLTASALPIEKRSVTSLSNNRCNQQNILQTTDSEAEVTYSKMQKAALLNNFTPAPTTSRITRMSKPKLVTNDRIADPSPVYCESDVSIVTACITPSAKTKISTAEGKSDGSRKWHYEKDSSRIKSESSKQKNDNHGQTSPLKPADTANSNALNIARSPSVRSLSKCAVVLNKITTPHHNVDRSSQPIANAENSAGYHKSRSEIDQETHEVPDNESEGLSMRTSSRGRCLIPPLDYWNGERLMLKGHKLVYNPGMPNAGNLSAASGNFRQSMTSPTDQKLQVTPSSKVLSRLRQRRRRIVTLSSSDSDENYTENHKGKRKRIR
- the LOC105685097 gene encoding uncharacterized protein LOC105685097 isoform X3, yielding MEWQPKTFSEMQQDERLKRLERQLKLTQIRRSSSSQLLASQMSTSGISSIHGDNQLSEFSYHIPTTNSSKVGSVIVASSSNLRKKVLKNVDSSTHLWPSTSTDIEPAINTLKSDKDAIMMPPPVATKNLKSRSSNYMGQKSSQQNVLVNGTDSATDRSVLEGYANDSSTSIHNIPSVHGSSRTDHFFPPQNQPALQQSTKNSDTSTQHVRHFRNWVVRLNNRGQIIIKGKLESGEQARSKAVRRRLNSNTLISVLNHKYRLVGDLCDSREELPKYVRRKFSNGFPIDWENVHQVWQSYVASGCSSSFRWPRPVADSDDDIRSDITELPASRQKYTSNNSASIVPPSSPHQRTTQVINKSFMNGDASLKQAHIPKCSISSIEILATANSDQATTSKLVSSSENPVRNQSTQTSMQPELVAPSKDGKYIPRWKIDFIIDNMMDKNCSKEYFDKVVTAIDCINELLTISSTTSTETAKNEGTFLNYNSKVHVEMLSTQIDTQMERAKAQENQNQVNLQYETPTAFKTDSYSLESSSEPEVNPSSKNTTYFYKEPREMKRHNITGCGTLESLPNNIMMLKSSSHLLPNNLVSDDRNNLDKGESTVTSDNIRYREHRKNLTASALPIEKRSVTSLSNNRCNQQNILQTTDSEAEVTYSKMQKAALLNNFTPAPTTSRITRMSKPKLVTNDRIADPSPVYCESDVSIVTACITPSAKTKISTAEGKSDGSRKWHYEKDSSRIKSESSKQKNDNHGQTSPLKPADTANSNALNIARSPSVRSLSKCAVVLNKITTPHHNVDRSSQPIANAENSAGYHKSRSEIDQETHEVPDNESEGLSMRTSSRGRCLIPPLDYWNGERLMLKGHKLVYNPGMPNAGNLSAASGNFRQSMTSPTDQKLQVTPSSKVLSRLRQRRRRIVTLSSSDSDENYTEQNHKGKRKRIR